The following nucleotide sequence is from Triticum dicoccoides isolate Atlit2015 ecotype Zavitan chromosome 7B, WEW_v2.0, whole genome shotgun sequence.
AATCCTATAGGATTGAGATGACCATGGCATTCGAACCCTATGTTTTCCTGTTCCGTGTTTTTAGAAGGTTGTGAATCAAAGAGGCACCAagcttttggttcaaaggaatgtggcaaaggaaaagagagagagagagagagagagagagagagagagagagagagagagagagagagagagagaacacagaAATTTTACAATCCACTTGAACCTCTTGTCCAAATTCTTCCACACGAAGAACGAGACTGAGATCCTTCATGGCTTAAGAACATGCTAATTACATATTTCCTTATGGTTTAACTTTAAGAATTCCTGTGTTTTTTCCATTCCCATGAGCCAAACAGCCAAGCCTTCAAAATTCCTACGTTTTCTAATCTTCTGTTTTACGCATGCATTTCTATCTAATTTCTGCGCTTTTAGAATCATGTGAACCAAAGAGGCCTTGgtgttttcttcagatcttctactATGTCGCTATATCCCTATGGTTCCTAGATTTAATTAGCCCTGTCTATATCTATGAGATAGATATAGATACAGTAGTACATGACGCAACATGTGTTTTGCTGTTTTGTTTCTTTCCTTCTCGAACGGACACATGCAGTACTAGGACTGAACATTGACCATTGGATTTCATACGGCGTACTGTACTACTAAATTTGATGGGACAGGCGGAGGTTTTGTACACTGGCACCAAGCATAAGAAAACATCTCAAATGGAAAGTGAATAGTGAGGCGAGCACTTCTCAAGTAACAAAAGATTTCCAATTTCCCCAGTCATTAACAACAAATTTCCAATTTTCCCAGTCATTAATCACATTTCACATGTTTGCAATTGCTAGCAAATACACTAACAGTTCCGCACTGACTCAGCATGAGAAGCTGTAAAACTACTAGAACACTGACCTCCAATTAACCACGCAAAATGTGGCTCGACCGCCTGATGTGTGCTTCGTCGCCATATTCTGTTGATCTTGCACAACAAAATCACAATGAGAGCCCAAGAAGAGCACTCCATGAATGAATCAACTTGCCAAAACCTACTTTTGTCTAGAGGATGGATGTTAGGAGCAAGAACACCAAGAAAAGAGTTAACGATCGATCCATCAGATGCCGCCTCCCTGGTGGCCTCCCCACAGGTACTGAGGTGAGCGGTGGTCAGGGTAGCCCGCGCCCATGGCCATGGCCTGGGAGATCGCCAGTGGCTGCTGCGCTTGCACTTCTTGCGGGACCGAGGCGTCGGGGGCGGTGGAGAGGTCGGGCTTgacgtcggcgtcggcgccgtcctgGAGGGGCAGGCGCTCGTAGACGGCGTTGGCGAAGGTGGCGGCGAAGAGGGTGACTGGCCCGGCGGCAACGAGCGGCCCCACGACGCACCCCCCGAGGACCTGGCCCTGCCCGGCGGAGAGCATGACGGCGAGGCCGGACGCCTCGGACGGCGCCGGGGGCGGGAGCACGGTGCCGGTCATGGAGAGGAGCTCGAAGCGCCCCGGGAGCGGCGCCTCCGAGGCCGCGCCGCGCACGACGACGTCCACGACGGAGCCGGACGCGCCCAGCACGCAGACGCCCCGGCCGCGGCGGCGCGCGTACTCGGCCACGCACGCCGCGACGTCGGCGCCGGGGGCCACCTCCAGGATGTGCGAGTGGAGCGCGTCAGGGCTGTCGCGCGTGATGATTATCGGCGGCTTGGGCTTGTTCTTGGACCCCATCGGCCGGCCCCGCGGCCTCCGCAGTGGCACGATGGCCCCCGCCGCCGCGCCCATCTGCCCCTCGCCCTGGCCCTGGCCCTGTTGCTGCTTGCTCTCCGGCGAGGCGGCCGGGGCGGCCACCGCTGGGGCCGGCGTCGGCGCCGGCATGGTCACCGCCGGCAGCTGCAGCTGCTGGTGCTGGTGCGGATGATGCTGCTGCATCTGcagcggctgcggctgcggctgcggcgggAAGTCCATTGGCCCTTGCCACCACTTGCTGCTGCCGGTGGCCATGCACGTAGCCTCCCCCCAATCCGCCACACTGGCTGGCTCCACAGTAGGATCCCACGCCCCCTTTGGCCTCCTGACCCGCTGTCCTCctgcctcccctctctctctctcgcgagaTCTCGAAGTCGGAGACTGGGAGAAACTGAGCGCTTTCGCAAAGCCTTGCCTCCCTCGCTCGCCCAGTTGTACTACCAAAAGTCAAGAGAGAGAACACAAGGGGCCAGGGCATATGGGAGGAGCGGAGCGGCTCTTGAAACCTGACGGGACG
It contains:
- the LOC119340492 gene encoding AT-hook motif nuclear-localized protein 27-like, whose amino-acid sequence is MATGSSKWWQGPMDFPPQPQPQPLQMQQHHPHQHQQLQLPAVTMPAPTPAPAVAAPAASPESKQQQGQGQGEGQMGAAAGAIVPLRRPRGRPMGSKNKPKPPIIITRDSPDALHSHILEVAPGADVAACVAEYARRRGRGVCVLGASGSVVDVVVRGAASEAPLPGRFELLSMTGTVLPPPAPSEASGLAVMLSAGQGQVLGGCVVGPLVAAGPVTLFAATFANAVYERLPLQDGADADVKPDLSTAPDASVPQEVQAQQPLAISQAMAMGAGYPDHRSPQYLWGGHQGGGI